A single genomic interval of Shewanella psychropiezotolerans harbors:
- the norR gene encoding nitric oxide reductase transcriptional regulator NorR has protein sequence MALSQTELTQIALDITSGLSNRDRFSRLLDTIRQNLDCDAAALLAFQGGQFTPLAIDGLNADVLGRRFLVDEHPRLEAIARAGDIVRFPSDSTLADPYDGLIPNQGDELKVHACIGLPLFANENLIGAITIDGFDPRQFDQFSNSELRSLSAIAAVSLSNALMIDRLEKLAVQSQDSLPAMRLGIDTNTDVEIIAQSEIMQSLHNEIEMVAATDLNVLILGETGTGKELVAKAVHQGSERKDTPLVYLNCAALPESIAESELFGHVKGAFTGAISNRSGKFELADKGTLFLDEIGELPLTLQSKLLRVLQYGDLQKIGDDRSRKVDVRIIAATNKDLKQEVLAGRFRADLYHRLSVFPLMVPPLKERGNDIILLSGFFVERCRQKLGINNLSLSPASLSQLKQYSWPGNVRELEHVLHRAAVLARAQSRGGLCQISPHHLEPITQADEPRVSRQTTKEINKFHIGDNSLKDATDEFQSQYIRQALAENNGQWAATARKLKLDSGNLHRLAKRLRLK, from the coding sequence ATGGCACTGAGTCAAACCGAACTTACACAGATAGCACTGGATATTACCTCGGGCTTGTCCAACCGCGATCGATTTTCCAGGCTGCTCGATACCATAAGGCAGAATCTAGATTGTGATGCGGCGGCGCTACTCGCCTTTCAGGGCGGGCAATTTACTCCGTTAGCCATAGATGGACTCAATGCCGATGTACTGGGAAGACGCTTCCTTGTGGATGAACATCCAAGATTAGAAGCCATTGCTCGTGCAGGGGATATTGTCAGGTTTCCCTCCGATAGCACACTCGCCGACCCCTATGACGGCTTGATCCCTAATCAAGGTGATGAACTTAAGGTCCATGCCTGTATCGGTCTCCCCCTGTTTGCTAATGAAAATCTTATCGGCGCCATCACCATAGATGGCTTCGACCCCCGCCAATTTGATCAGTTTTCCAATAGTGAGCTTAGAAGTTTAAGTGCCATCGCCGCAGTCTCACTCAGTAATGCCCTGATGATCGATAGATTAGAGAAACTTGCGGTGCAATCGCAAGACTCGTTACCTGCGATGCGGCTAGGCATAGACACCAATACAGATGTGGAGATCATAGCTCAATCCGAGATAATGCAATCACTCCACAATGAGATTGAAATGGTCGCCGCCACAGATCTCAACGTGCTTATCTTAGGCGAGACGGGCACAGGTAAGGAACTGGTTGCCAAGGCAGTACACCAGGGCTCCGAGCGTAAGGATACGCCACTGGTATACCTCAACTGTGCGGCTTTACCTGAATCGATCGCTGAGAGTGAACTGTTTGGCCATGTAAAAGGCGCGTTTACCGGTGCCATAAGCAATCGAAGTGGCAAGTTTGAACTCGCCGATAAGGGCACCTTGTTTCTCGATGAGATAGGCGAGTTACCTCTCACCTTACAGTCCAAGCTCCTTCGAGTATTGCAGTATGGCGATCTGCAGAAGATAGGCGATGATCGCAGTCGAAAGGTAGATGTGCGAATTATTGCCGCCACCAATAAAGATCTAAAGCAAGAAGTGTTAGCCGGACGATTTAGAGCCGATCTCTACCACAGACTCAGCGTCTTCCCCTTGATGGTGCCACCGCTGAAAGAGCGAGGCAATGATATCATCTTGTTGAGCGGCTTTTTTGTAGAGAGGTGCAGGCAGAAGCTAGGCATTAATAATCTCAGTTTAAGCCCGGCAAGCCTGAGCCAGCTCAAACAATACTCATGGCCTGGTAATGTCAGAGAGCTAGAGCATGTCCTTCATCGAGCGGCCGTACTCGCTAGAGCGCAATCTCGCGGTGGACTATGTCAGATATCGCCTCATCATCTGGAGCCAATAACCCAAGCCGATGAACCAAGAGTTTCCCGCCAAACCACCAAGGAGATCAACAAGTTTCATATAGGCGATAACAGCCTAAAAGATGCAACTGACGAATTTCAATCTCAATATATCAGGCAGGCATTAGCCGAAAATAACGGACAATGGGCCGCCACAGCCCGCAAGTTAAAGCTAGACTCTGGCAATCTGCACCGCTTAGCTAAGCGATTGAGGCTGAAATAA
- a CDS encoding DUF6351 family protein codes for MSRKLLILLFVLTSILTACGQDPLVKRQVIAIAPMDQENLFLQVDKHISLTPRPRETFPFPIKLGEVGPADSLYSGKRQYPFYCMTIDAGLGQPLVDNQEGYGVTVYDENDEIIGYSKDCMVTSRIDYFYTLTGTDKIRAYDLDNPPARAEIATTEIDGKPVPEIFRLERGSINRYIYFLTMLVSETSLGVRDTKQYWNNKLIYQFKGGASIGFRQGRMGAERLINRRLTLLRQGYAVIASSGNNTSYSYNMLLAEDTARRVKAQFTSLYGDPLYTLGIGGSGGGLAQYLIAQNSTGVLDGLMPIYSFPDMVSQSIFLLDCDLLQHYFNVTDNANSKWKDWEQRENIEGMNGINGFDHPYTFLVPLNQLFAGAWPSMPNGSSECVYSWFIAATFFYNPKQGFVKPYFSDKVKEQVNWTYWQDLAQIYGTDRHGFARTTWGNEGVQYGLRAMQRGDINIEEFIHLNQYIGSWVPQDKMRKETAFTPFGMKFPIWLSLWSRNNITEPKSHIAKRKPSDPQAIVNGYKYGQIFIGKAELPILEIRHYLEDDLNMHHTLASFETRLRIQEYQGHNENQVVWISHKDHIPIDKGIAFLDQWLLAIRASEDKDPITSKPADLADACIDYQGKVQFEGEDVWDGEWNNKPLGKCSKIYPIYSNIRVQAGGPWAGSIFKCGRIPVGDAIERGLYGNVSIQAYQGQLENIFPDGVCDYSQGDIGKPDLGLTPTLQAHKNKHSNQSSLLGSGQKLER; via the coding sequence ATGAGCAGAAAACTCTTGATATTATTATTTGTTTTAACAAGCATTTTAACCGCCTGTGGGCAAGATCCCCTGGTAAAACGTCAGGTCATTGCCATTGCGCCTATGGATCAAGAAAACCTATTTTTACAGGTAGATAAGCACATAAGCCTCACTCCAAGACCCAGAGAAACCTTCCCTTTCCCAATCAAACTCGGTGAAGTTGGCCCAGCCGATAGTCTCTACTCAGGTAAGCGCCAATACCCTTTCTACTGTATGACAATCGATGCTGGTTTGGGTCAGCCCCTTGTTGATAATCAAGAAGGCTATGGCGTCACAGTTTACGATGAAAACGACGAGATAATTGGTTATAGCAAAGACTGTATGGTCACCTCAAGAATAGACTATTTTTATACCTTAACAGGCACAGATAAAATACGAGCCTACGATCTCGACAACCCACCAGCAAGGGCTGAGATTGCGACAACTGAGATCGACGGTAAGCCAGTCCCGGAGATCTTCCGTTTAGAGAGAGGTAGCATCAACCGCTATATCTATTTTCTCACCATGCTAGTGTCCGAGACCAGCTTAGGAGTCAGAGACACTAAGCAATATTGGAATAATAAGCTCATCTATCAATTCAAAGGCGGAGCCAGCATAGGTTTTCGACAGGGACGTATGGGGGCTGAACGCCTCATTAACAGACGCCTCACTTTGCTCAGACAAGGCTACGCCGTCATAGCCTCCAGTGGCAACAATACCAGCTACAGCTATAACATGTTGCTCGCCGAAGATACAGCTAGAAGAGTCAAGGCACAGTTCACCTCCCTCTATGGCGATCCCCTCTATACCTTAGGCATTGGCGGCTCGGGTGGCGGACTCGCACAATACCTTATCGCTCAAAACAGCACTGGGGTTTTAGATGGGTTAATGCCAATTTATAGCTTTCCGGATATGGTGTCACAATCGATATTCCTGCTCGATTGCGACCTGTTACAGCACTACTTTAACGTCACAGATAACGCTAATAGTAAGTGGAAAGACTGGGAGCAGAGAGAAAATATCGAGGGTATGAATGGTATTAATGGTTTCGACCATCCCTATACCTTCTTAGTCCCTCTCAATCAACTGTTTGCAGGTGCCTGGCCCTCCATGCCCAATGGCAGCAGCGAGTGTGTTTATTCTTGGTTCATCGCCGCAACTTTCTTCTACAACCCTAAGCAAGGTTTCGTCAAACCTTACTTCTCCGATAAGGTAAAAGAGCAGGTTAACTGGACCTATTGGCAAGATTTAGCTCAGATTTATGGCACTGATCGTCATGGATTTGCACGAACAACTTGGGGTAATGAGGGTGTTCAGTATGGCCTGAGAGCCATGCAGAGGGGAGATATCAACATCGAAGAGTTCATTCACCTCAATCAGTATATCGGTTCCTGGGTGCCACAAGATAAAATGCGTAAAGAAACGGCATTTACTCCTTTTGGCATGAAGTTCCCCATCTGGCTAAGCCTGTGGAGTCGCAATAATATCACGGAGCCGAAATCCCATATTGCTAAACGAAAACCATCCGATCCACAAGCGATCGTCAATGGCTATAAATATGGACAGATATTCATAGGTAAGGCGGAGCTTCCTATCTTGGAGATCCGTCACTATTTAGAAGACGATCTCAATATGCACCACACCTTAGCCTCCTTCGAAACTCGGCTAAGAATCCAGGAATATCAAGGGCACAATGAAAATCAGGTGGTTTGGATATCCCATAAAGATCATATTCCTATCGATAAGGGCATAGCGTTTCTTGATCAATGGCTATTGGCCATAAGAGCCTCCGAAGATAAAGATCCTATCACCAGCAAACCCGCAGATTTAGCCGATGCCTGCATAGATTATCAGGGAAAGGTACAATTTGAGGGGGAAGATGTGTGGGATGGCGAATGGAACAATAAGCCATTAGGAAAATGCAGCAAAATATACCCCATATACAGCAATATTCGCGTACAGGCTGGGGGCCCTTGGGCCGGCAGTATCTTCAAGTGTGGTCGTATTCCTGTTGGCGATGCCATAGAGCGAGGTTTATACGGTAATGTCTCCATACAGGCTTACCAGGGTCAATTAGAAAATATATTCCCCGATGGAGTATGTGACTATAGTCAGGGAGATATAGGCAAGCCAGATCTCGGTTTAACGCCGACGTTACAGGCCCATAAGAATAAGCATTCCAATCAGTCATCTCTGCTTGGCAGTGGACAAAAATTGGAACGCTAA
- a CDS encoding insulinase family protein produces MICFNKHSINSPRYLLSILLLLPLLGCQQTKLVFTDEQAPVTPTFNLLEGAPQLHRVKPELNSGTESWAPQVHPLTTDFTLHLFPPSPSELNYVELVLINSDQPFNNIDILNTALNERAIWLASQHPISCIESLRIRAGMHSISIKMACPAEELPQSLSILNDSWQDSAFEHVDIDNVRRKLKLNKHINAYSGAEIDKVWANIILGNKHPYNQALNNLVLQDELSLSRLSKLQREMRAGARWHLFMSLPANHRVSDLAQSNILTQEFLIEGAKRLAKLLTRSSPVAAKDGHAGREDAAALVKVAQATDTAAESFINTDKIIYLIDAPGAVQTQVRVGYRLPLSASSSGSNSDTMKNDFSSSHPLSCQLLADWLGRSFSGRLYYDLREKRGLTYGIYGRCFDNPQSRTLKYYGSTQLQHTGAFVAGILAHLQLTTEQEVTSAELMALKTYEKSKYTLTMQSQYSSKIQYIKQLTLKRSSQDLANIQIQIKELTGKQLMQMSQSIFDSPPYILLRGDADKISGDLKDKLPDWHIEKVEP; encoded by the coding sequence ATGATCTGCTTTAATAAACATAGCATTAACTCGCCAAGATACCTGCTTAGCATCTTGCTGTTACTGCCGCTTCTAGGCTGCCAACAGACCAAGTTAGTGTTCACCGACGAGCAAGCACCAGTCACACCGACATTTAACCTACTCGAAGGAGCGCCGCAGCTACATAGAGTCAAACCTGAATTGAACTCGGGTACCGAGTCATGGGCACCTCAAGTTCATCCTCTGACGACTGATTTTACCCTGCACCTCTTCCCGCCTAGCCCATCAGAGCTTAATTATGTCGAGCTGGTACTGATAAATTCAGACCAGCCCTTTAATAACATAGATATTCTCAATACCGCACTCAATGAGCGCGCAATCTGGTTAGCGTCTCAGCATCCAATCTCATGTATCGAGAGCCTTCGAATAAGAGCGGGAATGCACAGCATTAGCATAAAGATGGCCTGCCCAGCTGAGGAATTACCACAATCACTGAGCATACTCAATGATAGTTGGCAGGATTCGGCATTTGAGCATGTTGATATCGATAATGTCCGTAGAAAGCTAAAGCTCAATAAGCATATCAATGCCTATAGCGGTGCAGAAATTGATAAAGTATGGGCCAATATAATATTAGGAAATAAGCATCCTTATAATCAGGCACTCAACAACTTAGTACTGCAAGATGAGCTAAGCCTTAGCAGGCTATCAAAGCTACAGCGAGAGATGCGAGCAGGCGCTAGATGGCATCTGTTTATGTCGCTGCCCGCGAATCATCGAGTATCCGATCTTGCCCAATCCAATATTCTTACTCAGGAATTCTTAATAGAAGGGGCTAAGCGGCTTGCTAAACTGTTAACCAGGTCTTCTCCTGTTGCAGCTAAAGACGGGCATGCAGGAAGAGAAGATGCTGCGGCTTTAGTCAAAGTAGCACAAGCGACAGATACAGCTGCAGAGTCTTTTATCAACACAGACAAGATAATCTACTTGATAGATGCGCCTGGAGCCGTGCAGACGCAGGTGAGAGTGGGATATAGACTGCCACTTTCAGCTTCGAGTTCTGGCTCTAATTCTGACACAATGAAGAATGACTTCTCGTCTAGCCATCCTCTAAGCTGCCAGTTACTCGCCGATTGGTTAGGTCGCAGTTTTTCCGGTCGCCTCTACTACGACTTAAGAGAAAAACGAGGGCTGACTTATGGCATCTATGGCCGCTGTTTCGATAACCCTCAGTCGCGTACACTCAAATATTATGGCAGCACACAACTGCAACACACAGGTGCATTTGTAGCTGGTATTTTAGCTCACCTTCAACTCACTACCGAACAAGAAGTTACAAGCGCCGAGCTAATGGCGTTGAAGACCTATGAAAAAAGTAAGTACACGCTAACCATGCAGTCCCAGTACTCGAGTAAGATACAGTATATTAAACAACTGACACTCAAACGCAGCAGCCAAGACTTAGCTAATATTCAGATTCAGATAAAAGAATTGACCGGCAAGCAGCTAATGCAGATGTCTCAGTCTATTTTCGACTCACCTCCCTACATCTTACTCAGAGGCGATGCCGATAAAATTAGTGGCGATCTAAAAGATAAATTACCCGACTGGCACATTGAAAAGGTTGAACCTTAA
- a CDS encoding methyl-accepting chemotaxis protein: protein MIQFSSIRHQILLFGTASLLAVTLAIIGYGYLSNQSLRHEVHTSVLNQAQEQVIENINLSAQQEALKINAAFDHAMDIATSVAGGLFPEAPGLSRAQVNSMLKNLVENNHDILGIYTGWEADKFDGSDADNTDNKYSQADGKFAPYWTRSPSGKIDIQPLSDFYTEKLTPTGVRNSEWYLCPMESRAPCVIDPASYKVQGVDTLLSSFVAPLIRNSRYVGMVGVDYSLNFLQQLATKAAENLYGGAARVIILSPRGLVSADSTNKDNISKVATNTDITGLISTRQKQQTSISDTSIIASKTFAVTGTNAQWEILIQVPKELALSKAYDIVEQLETGFASNLNGQLVVGFISALFGMLLIWFMSGSINRPIRELVDVVAKLTQSGGDLTQEIKIKRSDETGQLATHLNTFIANVRSIVSDVANSMTELTLSSERNAALSESGREQISKQQMEIEQVVTATNEMSSTAHSVSDNAQVTADSVSTTQESVSRGQEVVKANADGLQSLSEHVNHASNEIIDLEKQTESIGSILDVIRNISEQTNLLALNAAIEAARAGEQGRGFAVVADEVRVLATRTADSTDEIQQMIDSLRSKSKQAVNTMSQSRELSQTCLTHAKQAVIELDEVNNQSSKIQDMAHQIASAAEEQAAVTEEVNRNIVAINDAAESLAQGAVSAQEESSSSARLVDEVNEKINHFRY from the coding sequence ATGATTCAATTTTCCAGTATCCGACACCAGATCTTACTCTTCGGTACCGCGAGTTTACTCGCGGTAACCTTGGCAATCATAGGCTATGGCTACCTGTCGAATCAATCACTGCGCCATGAAGTACACACCAGCGTACTCAATCAGGCTCAGGAACAAGTCATTGAAAATATTAATTTATCGGCGCAGCAAGAGGCGCTGAAAATCAATGCAGCCTTCGACCATGCCATGGATATTGCCACCTCAGTTGCAGGCGGCTTGTTCCCTGAAGCACCAGGGCTTAGTCGCGCCCAAGTCAACAGCATGCTAAAGAATTTAGTGGAAAATAATCACGACATCTTAGGTATCTATACAGGTTGGGAAGCCGATAAGTTCGATGGTTCAGATGCTGATAATACTGACAATAAATATTCACAAGCCGATGGAAAGTTTGCCCCCTACTGGACACGTTCGCCCTCGGGTAAGATCGATATCCAGCCTCTGAGTGACTTCTACACCGAAAAATTAACTCCTACCGGAGTGAGAAACTCCGAGTGGTATCTGTGCCCTATGGAGAGTCGTGCGCCCTGTGTTATCGATCCCGCCTCCTATAAGGTCCAGGGGGTAGATACCCTACTCAGCTCATTTGTTGCACCTCTCATTCGTAACAGTCGTTACGTTGGTATGGTGGGGGTCGATTACTCACTCAACTTCCTGCAGCAACTGGCAACTAAAGCGGCCGAAAATCTTTATGGCGGCGCAGCCAGGGTGATAATACTCAGTCCCAGAGGGCTCGTCAGTGCCGACAGTACCAATAAGGACAACATCAGTAAGGTCGCCACTAATACAGACATTACCGGCCTGATATCAACCAGACAGAAACAGCAAACATCTATCAGTGACACCAGTATCATCGCCAGTAAAACATTTGCGGTGACTGGGACCAATGCTCAATGGGAAATACTAATACAGGTGCCAAAAGAACTGGCACTGAGCAAGGCTTATGACATAGTCGAGCAGCTGGAAACAGGCTTTGCCTCTAACCTAAACGGCCAACTCGTCGTGGGCTTTATCTCAGCTCTTTTTGGCATGCTACTCATCTGGTTTATGTCCGGCTCTATCAACCGCCCCATTCGTGAGTTGGTTGATGTGGTCGCCAAGTTGACCCAGTCTGGTGGCGATCTAACTCAAGAGATAAAAATTAAACGCAGCGACGAAACAGGCCAGCTTGCCACACACCTCAATACCTTTATTGCTAATGTTCGCTCCATCGTCTCTGATGTTGCCAACAGCATGACCGAGCTAACCCTGAGTTCCGAGCGCAATGCCGCCTTGTCTGAGTCCGGCAGAGAGCAGATAAGCAAGCAGCAGATGGAGATAGAACAAGTCGTTACCGCAACTAATGAGATGTCGTCGACCGCCCACAGCGTCTCCGATAATGCTCAGGTCACGGCCGATTCAGTGTCTACGACTCAGGAATCTGTTTCCAGAGGCCAGGAGGTAGTCAAAGCCAACGCCGATGGATTACAGTCTCTGTCCGAGCATGTGAACCATGCATCCAATGAGATAATCGATCTTGAAAAACAAACCGAGAGTATCGGCTCAATATTAGATGTGATCCGCAATATCTCAGAGCAAACCAACCTATTAGCACTCAACGCGGCCATTGAAGCCGCCAGAGCCGGCGAACAAGGTCGAGGATTTGCCGTGGTCGCAGACGAAGTCAGAGTCTTAGCAACCCGAACCGCAGACTCTACCGACGAGATCCAACAGATGATAGATTCCCTGCGCAGCAAGAGTAAGCAAGCGGTGAATACCATGTCACAAAGCAGAGAACTCAGTCAGACCTGCCTAACCCATGCTAAGCAAGCCGTAATTGAACTTGATGAAGTCAATAATCAGAGTAGTAAAATTCAGGATATGGCACATCAGATTGCCAGTGCGGCAGAGGAGCAAGCAGCAGTGACAGAGGAGGTCAATCGCAACATAGTGGCCATCAATGACGCCGCCGAATCTCTGGCTCAAGGAGCGGTTTCGGCCCAAGAGGAAAGCAGCAGCTCTGCCAGACTGGTAGACGAAGTCAACGAAAAAATAAACCATTTCCGTTACTGA
- a CDS encoding M16 family metallopeptidase has product MKTEFSLKYCLLAYSLCLYAFISPNTLAEELNLEQLAAPLYHLEQKISYQTLDNGLQIRLLPMDNTLSVSIASQFSVGSRDEAPGQTGYAHLFEHMLFKGSKNAPGDSYAQTMSSLSGQFNASTFFDFTNYYLTIPSAALELALWLEADRFIRPALTQETVTNQQATVLEEMATSIDNQPYVRQAMEFLLKQAQGTPYQHAVIGSKQDIAQSTPTSLNQFHQNHYRPDAMQLSIVGGLPPQTTEWIQSLFGDWAKASTPINAHQEYIFDNKSVRAEIVDNRGPWPALLLAWHTVGQANRDAAAVTLLEGYLFQNRNSIIKQSGLKDPEQLLTYSIPLSMEHMGVTNLVIVPRAKTSLDKLAGNIEQMINQLSSQGISESDLDHLKAEWLNLKLRQVDSPSALARALSATLPQDRLVPLTGPWERINAVTTADMQRVAGRYFNHGYVRLDLLPPWYVRWGKTLLEWLPGGLTDSLEDSVL; this is encoded by the coding sequence ATGAAAACGGAATTCAGTCTAAAATATTGTCTGCTAGCTTACTCTTTGTGCCTATACGCTTTTATCAGCCCGAACACCTTGGCTGAAGAGTTGAACCTGGAGCAGCTGGCTGCGCCTCTTTACCATCTAGAGCAGAAGATCAGTTACCAAACGTTAGACAATGGGCTCCAGATCAGATTACTCCCCATGGATAACACCTTGAGTGTGTCTATTGCCAGCCAGTTCAGTGTCGGCTCCAGGGATGAAGCGCCGGGACAAACCGGTTATGCGCATCTCTTTGAACACATGCTGTTTAAGGGCAGTAAAAATGCCCCCGGCGACAGCTACGCCCAGACGATGAGTTCACTCAGTGGGCAATTCAATGCCTCCACCTTCTTCGATTTCACCAACTACTATCTGACTATTCCATCTGCAGCACTCGAGCTCGCCCTATGGCTAGAAGCCGACCGCTTCATTCGCCCAGCCTTAACTCAAGAGACAGTCACAAATCAGCAGGCGACCGTGTTAGAGGAGATGGCTACCAGCATAGATAATCAGCCCTATGTACGCCAAGCGATGGAGTTTCTCTTAAAGCAAGCCCAAGGCACGCCCTATCAACACGCGGTCATCGGCTCTAAACAAGATATAGCGCAATCGACGCCAACCAGCCTGAACCAGTTCCATCAAAACCATTATCGCCCCGACGCAATGCAGCTCAGCATAGTCGGTGGCCTTCCGCCGCAGACCACAGAATGGATTCAATCACTCTTCGGTGACTGGGCTAAAGCTTCCACACCCATTAACGCTCATCAAGAGTACATTTTTGACAACAAATCTGTTCGCGCAGAGATAGTCGATAACCGGGGTCCCTGGCCCGCATTACTGCTTGCCTGGCATACGGTAGGACAAGCTAATCGCGATGCCGCCGCCGTCACTTTACTCGAAGGCTACCTGTTTCAAAATCGAAATAGCATCATCAAGCAGAGTGGCTTGAAGGATCCGGAGCAACTACTCACCTACTCGATACCCTTGTCCATGGAGCATATGGGAGTCACCAACCTGGTCATAGTGCCGAGGGCAAAGACCTCCCTAGACAAGCTGGCGGGGAATATTGAGCAGATGATAAATCAGCTAAGTAGCCAAGGAATAAGCGAGAGTGATTTGGACCACTTGAAGGCCGAATGGCTCAACCTTAAACTCAGGCAAGTCGATAGCCCTTCAGCATTAGCAAGAGCCCTATCGGCAACATTACCTCAAGATCGCCTTGTTCCTCTAACTGGCCCCTGGGAACGCATCAATGCGGTGACAACGGCCGATATGCAGAGGGTAGCCGGTCGCTACTTTAATCATGGCTATGTCAGGCTAGACCTGCTACCACCTTGGTATGTCAGATGGGGTAAAACCTTACTGGAATGGCTTCCCGGTGGGCTAACCGACAGCTTAGAGGATAGCGTCTTATGA
- the zapE gene encoding cell division protein ZapE: protein MSLSPLVKYRQKLTQLDFSFDPQQEQAVALLNTLFEQLTTPQGINPSDSIKGVYLWGDVGRGKTMLMDLFCDALDDELTLRLHFHRFMARIHKDMLTESGKRDPLVRIAKHIAKECKVICFDEFFVSDIGDAMILGTLFEALYKEGVILVATSNIPIPRLYECGLQRDRFLPTIALLQAHCTEFHLDGKEDHRLRSLEFKQIYFLAQHAKFNELFGSKADENTYSNESIQILGRSIPVIKVSDNQAWFSFDALCDGPRSQLDYIELASRFDTLFVSDIPVLGGLPKSWIRARGTEDGAIATETGERQLSYAVGDDPARRFIALIDELYDQRVNLYLSAEVPLEELYSEGALSFEFRRTFSRLQEMQSTEYAANSKRLVA, encoded by the coding sequence ATGAGCCTCTCTCCTCTCGTTAAATATCGGCAGAAACTCACTCAGCTAGATTTTAGCTTCGACCCTCAGCAAGAGCAGGCGGTGGCTTTACTCAATACCCTGTTCGAGCAACTCACCACACCTCAAGGCATAAACCCGTCTGACTCAATTAAAGGAGTCTATCTCTGGGGGGATGTGGGCCGAGGTAAGACCATGTTAATGGATCTTTTCTGCGACGCACTGGATGATGAGCTGACGCTTAGGCTGCACTTTCATCGGTTTATGGCGCGGATACATAAAGACATGTTAACCGAATCAGGTAAAAGAGATCCCTTAGTTCGCATCGCTAAACACATTGCCAAAGAGTGCAAGGTGATCTGTTTCGATGAGTTTTTTGTCTCAGACATAGGTGACGCCATGATCCTCGGTACCTTGTTCGAGGCCCTATACAAAGAAGGGGTTATATTAGTCGCCACCTCCAACATACCTATCCCCCGCCTTTATGAATGCGGGCTGCAGAGAGACCGTTTCCTGCCTACGATTGCTTTGCTACAGGCCCACTGCACCGAGTTTCACTTAGATGGCAAGGAAGATCATCGACTGCGTTCCCTGGAATTTAAGCAGATCTACTTCTTGGCTCAGCATGCAAAATTTAATGAGTTATTTGGCTCGAAAGCTGACGAGAACACCTATAGCAATGAATCGATACAGATCTTAGGCCGCAGTATTCCAGTCATCAAGGTCAGTGATAATCAGGCCTGGTTTAGTTTCGATGCCTTATGTGACGGTCCCAGATCTCAGCTGGACTATATTGAGCTGGCCAGTCGCTTCGATACCCTGTTTGTCAGCGATATTCCCGTGCTCGGCGGTCTCCCCAAGTCCTGGATCCGCGCCAGGGGCACAGAAGATGGCGCTATCGCCACCGAAACAGGCGAACGTCAACTCTCTTATGCTGTGGGTGATGACCCGGCCAGACGCTTTATCGCCCTAATAGACGAGCTTTACGATCAGCGAGTCAATCTCTACCTGTCAGCCGAAGTCCCCCTGGAGGAACTGTACAGTGAAGGCGCATTGAGCTTCGAGTTCAGACGAACTTTCAGCCGCTTACAGGAGATGCAGTCCACAGAATATGCGGCTAACTCGAAACGACTAGTGGCTTAA